The Candidatus Scalindua japonica genome includes a region encoding these proteins:
- a CDS encoding ferrous iron transporter B encodes MHEVKSKEIDPKVLDYRIALVGNPNVGKSVLFGLFTGKYVTVSNYPGTTVEVTRGMYSGSNDTIEVVDTPGSNSLISHSEDERVARDILLRDEEKRVIQIIDSKNIHRGLLITTQLAEMGLPVSIGLNMWDETLDRGMSIDSDKLQKILGVTLTKTIATQKYGIGALRNSINSVKIPKISIDYGRVIEEGIKEIETLLPENTTVRKRALAVMLLSYDEDLEETLEIDEQTLGQIHSIRDGVQKEYGHPLSYVIAKKRSDYVGKLLKGIVSYREHEEKAGAVLRNSFFLFFMPLFTFFVGYKVIDLLMFMFAGHMDTSGQVAWILRLAGGCVSVGIYSYYLFSREYGSGRKVTNILGTLTMHPVLAWPMLLVVLWCIYKIVGQFGAGDCVDFVESKIFGSSIEKSGGFDFKAFIPFTNIEYVFTHVNFQGINYYIGLFCQKFMSTDNFFFELFMGEEAGLIQVGVTYSIAIILPIVGFFFISFGLMEDSGYLPRLAVMLNRFFKIIGLNGKAVLPMVLGLGCDTMATMTTRILDTKKERVISTLLLALAVPCSAQLGVIAGILGSVSGTHLAIYFFVIFSQMLLVGYLSSKIIKGSSSDFLMEMPPFRRPKIGNILMKTYYRTKWFLREAVPLFVLGTFILFIITKLGILTYIQRAAEPVVKHFLGLPVETTQGFILGFLRRDYAVVSIFKALEKDAGSLEIDPNQLIVSLVVVTLFVPCLANFFVMIKERGSKTAFLMLAFILPFSFLVGGIVRYALQLLSI; translated from the coding sequence ATGCATGAAGTAAAATCTAAAGAAATAGATCCTAAAGTATTAGACTATAGAATTGCACTGGTTGGCAATCCAAATGTTGGTAAAAGTGTATTATTTGGTTTGTTTACCGGTAAATATGTTACCGTGTCAAATTATCCGGGAACAACGGTTGAAGTTACCAGAGGTATGTATTCCGGTTCTAACGATACTATAGAGGTTGTTGATACGCCGGGGTCGAACAGCCTGATCTCACATTCGGAAGATGAGAGGGTGGCTCGTGACATACTTCTAAGAGATGAAGAAAAGAGGGTCATCCAGATAATTGATTCTAAAAATATTCATAGAGGGTTGTTAATTACAACTCAACTTGCTGAGATGGGATTACCCGTTTCGATTGGTTTAAACATGTGGGACGAGACATTGGACAGGGGGATGTCAATAGATTCTGATAAGTTACAGAAGATACTTGGAGTGACACTAACGAAAACAATTGCTACTCAGAAATATGGGATAGGGGCGCTGAGAAACTCAATTAATTCAGTGAAAATACCTAAAATCAGCATAGACTATGGCAGAGTAATAGAAGAAGGTATAAAAGAGATTGAGACTTTACTGCCGGAGAATACCACAGTGAGGAAAAGGGCACTGGCTGTAATGTTGTTGTCTTACGATGAAGATTTGGAGGAAACTCTGGAAATTGATGAACAAACTCTTGGACAGATCCACAGTATCAGGGATGGTGTACAAAAAGAGTATGGTCATCCATTAAGTTATGTGATTGCCAAGAAACGCAGTGATTATGTAGGTAAGTTATTGAAGGGGATAGTGAGTTATAGAGAACATGAAGAAAAAGCTGGTGCGGTATTACGAAACTCGTTTTTCTTATTCTTTATGCCGCTGTTCACTTTTTTTGTTGGATACAAGGTAATAGATCTGCTGATGTTTATGTTTGCAGGCCATATGGATACGAGTGGACAGGTGGCATGGATATTGAGATTGGCAGGTGGTTGTGTATCTGTTGGAATTTATTCATATTACCTGTTCTCGAGAGAGTATGGTTCCGGTCGTAAGGTTACCAACATTTTAGGAACTTTAACTATGCACCCTGTTCTGGCCTGGCCAATGTTATTAGTGGTTTTATGGTGTATTTATAAAATTGTGGGACAGTTTGGAGCTGGTGACTGTGTTGATTTTGTTGAGAGCAAAATTTTTGGCTCGTCTATAGAGAAATCGGGAGGGTTTGACTTTAAGGCATTCATTCCTTTTACAAATATAGAATATGTATTTACTCATGTCAATTTTCAGGGAATAAATTATTATATCGGACTATTTTGTCAGAAGTTCATGAGTACAGATAATTTCTTCTTTGAATTGTTTATGGGAGAAGAGGCGGGTCTAATACAGGTAGGTGTGACTTACTCGATCGCTATAATATTACCAATTGTTGGCTTCTTTTTCATAAGCTTCGGTTTAATGGAAGATAGCGGATATCTTCCGCGATTGGCAGTAATGCTTAATCGTTTTTTTAAGATTATTGGATTAAATGGTAAGGCGGTTTTACCGATGGTCCTGGGACTTGGCTGTGATACAATGGCGACAATGACTACACGTATACTGGACACAAAGAAGGAACGGGTGATTTCTACACTATTGCTTGCCCTGGCAGTGCCGTGTTCTGCACAACTTGGGGTTATTGCCGGGATTCTAGGCAGTGTGTCCGGAACACACTTAGCAATTTATTTTTTCGTAATATTCTCTCAAATGTTGCTTGTTGGTTACCTTTCATCGAAAATCATTAAAGGTAGCAGTTCGGACTTTCTTATGGAGATGCCTCCATTCAGAAGGCCGAAGATAGGTAATATCTTGATGAAGACATATTACAGGACTAAATGGTTTCTAAGGGAAGCGGTCCCACTGTTTGTGCTGGGTACTTTCATATTGTTTATAATCACAAAACTAGGTATTTTGACATATATTCAGAGGGCGGCTGAACCAGTTGTTAAACATTTTCTGGGTTTGCCGGTAGAGACGACGCAGGGTTTCATATTGGGTTTCCTGCGAAGAGACTATGCTGTCGTAAGTATTTTCAAGGCGTTGGAGAAGGATGCCGGTAGTCTGGAAATAGATCCGAATCAGCTTATTGTTTCGCTGGTAGTAGTTACGCTTTTTGTTCCTTGTCTTGCAAATTTCTTTGTTATGATAAAAGAGAGAGGCTCTAAAACCGCATTTCTTATGCTGGCATTCATTTTACCATTTTCTTTCCTGGTTGGTGGCATTGTCAGGTATGCATTACAGTTATTGTCAATTTAA
- a CDS encoding metal-dependent transcriptional regulator codes for MTKVEKKDDSIQNVFLDEEFLEYIWVNAEESGETNTDVLNKKFDREPVGEVLSEMVEKKLIIIRGSTIHLTETGKSKAMLIIRRHRLAERLLNDVLDVSDEVFERGACQFEHFINDDIIASICTLLGHPTVCPHGKAIPPGECCSHTKQNLQPVFGPLSRLRTGIKAKVIYTSTGAQESLDFLSSVGIVPGLIFTVHHRKPSLVIRFGETQLALDDDIARYIYVRVIKS; via the coding sequence ATGACAAAAGTTGAAAAAAAAGATGATAGTATTCAGAATGTATTTTTAGATGAAGAGTTTCTCGAGTACATTTGGGTTAATGCGGAAGAATCTGGCGAAACAAACACAGATGTTCTAAACAAAAAATTTGACAGGGAACCTGTGGGGGAAGTTCTGTCTGAGATGGTTGAGAAAAAATTGATAATCATCCGTGGTTCTACGATTCATCTGACTGAAACAGGGAAGAGTAAGGCAATGCTTATTATCAGGCGTCATCGTCTGGCAGAGAGATTATTAAATGATGTGCTCGATGTCAGTGACGAGGTTTTTGAACGTGGAGCTTGTCAATTTGAGCATTTTATCAATGATGATATTATCGCGAGTATCTGTACACTACTTGGACATCCTACAGTATGTCCGCATGGAAAAGCTATACCGCCGGGAGAGTGTTGTTCGCACACTAAACAGAATTTACAGCCTGTGTTTGGTCCGCTTTCCAGACTACGGACTGGAATCAAGGCAAAGGTTATTTATACATCAACAGGTGCTCAGGAAAGTCTGGATTTTCTTTCTTCTGTCGGTATAGTGCCTGGATTGATTTTTACCGTTCACCACAGAAAACCAAGTCTTGTTATACGGTTCGGAGAAACACAACTGGCACTTGATGATGATATTGCCAGATATATTTATGTCCGTGTAATTAAAAGCTGA
- a CDS encoding flagellar brake protein, whose protein sequence is MNIGTIFRLQIIEVKRQLSSELIGIDDGKYLIVKMPPLHTMDNVSNLLVTGNEIAVKYMYKGKIFGFESTILDLIHKPFRLVFIKYPEKIDSFDFRGNKRVECFLPAHIKIAEYVITGSITDISRAGCLFALEIHDNKASVNLFELNNEVSVAFHLPGIEEELGIEAKQRSVKKHTDHTSIGIEFLQIDSSVQTKLFEFLSKAEA, encoded by the coding sequence TTGAATATTGGTACTATTTTCAGGCTGCAGATAATAGAAGTTAAGAGACAGCTATCAAGTGAATTGATTGGTATTGATGATGGTAAATATCTGATTGTTAAAATGCCACCTTTACATACCATGGATAACGTTTCAAATCTTCTGGTTACTGGAAATGAAATTGCGGTAAAGTACATGTATAAAGGTAAAATATTCGGTTTTGAGTCAACGATTTTAGACCTTATTCATAAACCCTTTAGATTAGTGTTCATTAAATATCCTGAGAAAATAGATAGTTTTGATTTTCGTGGAAACAAACGGGTTGAGTGTTTCCTGCCGGCTCATATAAAGATTGCTGAATACGTAATAACTGGAAGTATTACTGATATTAGTAGAGCAGGATGCTTGTTTGCTTTAGAAATACATGATAATAAAGCTAGCGTGAATTTATTCGAGTTGAATAATGAGGTTAGTGTTGCCTTCCATTTGCCGGGGATAGAAGAGGAGTTAGGTATTGAAGCAAAACAGAGAAGTGTAAAAAAACATACTGACCATACAAGTATTGGCATTGAATTTTTACAAATAGATAGCTCTGTTCAAACAAAGCTGTTTGAGTTTCTTTCCAAAGCTGAGGCTTAG